In Eupeodes corollae chromosome 3, idEupCoro1.1, whole genome shotgun sequence, a single genomic region encodes these proteins:
- the LOC129948907 gene encoding protein pinocchio isoform X2, which translates to MSIASVHQPQINDMYSPLGRSSLSMSSSLSDLVGSPLEISMDNVLTIEELRAHMGSCFTCGVSWTDDHVSLDCGECGGYSLERPCPLCDGQCGVQWKRDFTMSHACSKARWQGVCTSYPEALLSAPATIVPSVTSASCAASNQLRLAQELCARLEQLSASAHT; encoded by the exons ATGTCTATCGCCAGTGTGCATCAACCTCAAATCAATGACATGTACAGTCCACTTGG aCGAAGCAGTTTAAGTATGTCATCGTCGCTGTCAGATTTAGTTGGCAGTCCATTGGAAATATCCATGGATAATGTTCTAACTATTGAAGAGCTACGTGCTCATATGGGATCATGTTTCACATGTGGAGTATCATGGACTGATGATCATGTTTCATTGGATTGCGGTGAATGTGGTGGATATAGTTTAGAAAGACCATGCCCCTTGTGTGATGGACAATGTGGTGTTCAATGGAAGCGTGACTTTACGATG tCACACGCCTGCAGTAAAGCCCGTTGGCAAGGTGTTTGTACCAGCTATCCAGAAGCTTTGCTCTCAGCACCAGCCACCATCGTTCCATCTGTCACCTCAGCATCATGCGCCGCATCGAATCAACTGCGGTTAGCACAAGAACTATGTGCGAGGTTGGAACAACTGTCAGCCAGTGCTCACACATGA